tttaaaaataaaaatataaaaattaagctagtatatatatagagagaataaGTTGATAATCGAAACCCTGGTCGCTCGTCAACAGCCCTATCTTTCCTCTTTTAACTTTCTAGTGCTTTTTGCTGCCGCAGCACCACCGATCTCGTTCGATCGGAGAGAGTGATGGCGGAATTGGATGCTGCTGAGTCAAAATGACGAAAAACTGAGCAGGTTGAAATGGCGAAGGAAGCGCGCCTTTGCCTTATGACGTATGGAAAGTTGATCGTGATCAAACTGAGCAATTTAAAGGAAGAAGTTGATGTCAAAGATTGGACTTGTTTGCCTCCACCACCGTTCGAGATGTGTTTGGATCTTCCAGATCATGATATGTGTCCCTTCGAGATCGACTCCAAGATCTATATGGCGCCGTCCGACGATTTGAGCCTGCCGCCTGAAATTGGCAGAGCCAAAGCCGTTTCCGTGGGGAATATGGCTCCCTGGCCAATCTACGAAATCAAAATTGAGGAGGGCAGAATTGACCCTACGCTGGATGGTGCACCCTTTCCTTTTTACAACTCATACATCGCAAACACGCCAGGCTCAGGCGATGTTTACTTCTATATAAATGTGAGGCGACGGGTCAGAGATGAATCTAGATTTTACGTTCTTTGTTCTGGTTCTTCTAGAGTTTGGAAACCCTTGATGGCTCCTGAGGCCGCCATCATTAGCGAGCCATATGTCGAGAATACCATGTTCGTCCTCGACAACAACCTCTTTTTTTCATCGTCCAGGGAGTTGGAGAGAGACTCCTATTTGGCCCGCTTCGACCCCATCAAAGAGACTTGGATGGAGATGTCTGCCGCTGATAACAATCTTTCGAACTTCAGAACGGGTAGACTCATTAGCGGCGGTAGACTCTTTTGCCGCAGTGACCAATGTCGTAATACTTTTTTCCCACACATTTCTGTGTCCCTTCCCGGTCTTGGAAGCAGCAACTACACCGTTTGCCTTACACATGAGTATGTGGAGGAACCTCCTCATACACCTTTGGACAAGGTCCTTGCCATTCTCGTTAACCACCTGAATGGCCTAGTCGCATTATATCAATACCTTGATGTGGCTTTTGAGGGTATTCTACCACCGATGGAAGGACCCGGCAGATTCAATTTTGTTGACCTTGGCAACGGGAAGCTGTGTGCAATATGCTCTAGCCAGTTATTGGGTTCCGTTCCCGCTTCATCCGCGCACTGCTTCTCCATTTTCACACTGTCCGTGTTGAAGGACTTTGCAGCATTGCAACTTGACAGTGGGGCTCCTCCCATGGAGCGAGATTTCTTACAAGTTACTGTCCATAGGAAGAGTGTCTTCACCATGGAGAACGGTGGGATTACTGGGATTACTAATTGTATGCGCCATGCGTTTGTTTGGCCACCTACTAAGGGAGGAAGATTTCAGCACAGGACAACTCTATTGTAGTAACATTTCTTGTTATTTCTTGTGGCTTATTATCCTCCTTAGTCGTTTTCAATAGGATTATGAATGAACAATGAATTAAATATTAATGTCTTTGAGGAATATGATCTTGCTTTGAGTTGTGTCTATATTCTCTTCAACTCGTACAAAATTATCTGTGCATTTTGAGATATTTGCATTATTGCTGCTGGTCATTAAATGATCAACTCACTGCTTTCTATTTCAAAATACATGAtgcattttaaataattaattcaactAATAGCCCGCACATATTATGTCAAAAGAAACATTTTGAAGTTTCACATAAAGTTAGAATGATTCTTGTttgaaaaatttagtttaaaaatttgatttgagtcaTTTATAATATTATCGATTGATTGCTTTATTCATTAGATTaagaaaataataagaatgatgatgaaGGGAAAATGGGTTACAAAAATTCAAATCAAGTTTCTAAATgactaaagaaaaataatgatGTTATTTTTATAATGTCATTCTGTATGAATTTAAGGAGAAAAGTAACATTATCAGGATAGGTCATGTTCCTAAACAAAATAACCTAATGTGATGATCAATTTTAACTGAAGTGCTATAAAGGGGTTCTATGAGTCTTTTCTTTCAAGAGATGATTATTTCTACAAAATATAATGATACATGCATATGGAGTAAAGAAATTTACAAGTCTCGTTCATATATGATAATGTCATGCTCTGTACAGAGCCCCAAACTAAAACAAAACATAGGGGAGCAAAAAGTTAAAAACAAGAAGTGAAAACCTAAAATCTAATGGGTGACTTTATCAACATTTTCTTCCAATACATATTTCACATAACCAAACCATTATCTCCAATACAAGCAACATAGTTTAGTGTAGCCAGTTCTACTCAATCTATTATTTGTTGTACAATGGATTTCAGCTTCAAAAAGGCATTTGTGTCATCACAGGTGAATTCCGCATGTAAGCACATCTGGTTAATACTACATGGAAACTTCTGCATGTAGACATCAACATTTAAGTTCCTATTCACTTGCCACTGGCCATGTATCTGTGAAAATGGAAATCCATTTTGCATATCTCGCAAGTCATGACCGAGAGGGCCGTTTCCGGTCAGGCTGATGTTCCGACTTCCAACCTATCCACGTTATCACATCTTCTGACAAACTGGTCAAGCGTTCTCTGCTTTGAAGGCCTATGCCCAATAGTAGTATGCTTTGCAGGGCTACTCAATGGCTGATTATTTGACACAGCTAAGGTGTTCTCATGGCCATCTAACACCTGATTTTTCAATAACTAAAATTTAGAATGTAACTCTCAAATACTGCTTGAGTATAGATCttgacaaaatataaatataaaccaGAATAAAAACCTTGAAACTAAGCATTATGTACATTTTGCATTACATATGATAGTTCAAGAAGATGTAGAAATGTACCTGCCCCCAAATTATCCGGTTTGAATTGCACCACATCCCTAAGTCGTAAAAATTTAGATCATCAATGCATAATAAATGTTAAGTCAATGCTATACCAAGCGGCGAAAgactgcagaaataacagaaccTACCAAATGTATCATTTACCAACTAGTATATATTTACTGATGAGACCTGTAAACAAGAACTAACGAGTCAAAAAACAGAAGAGCACATGTTGTCTTTGCtactaaaaaatttagatatgagAGTTCTTTTCATTTGAGATTATCTGTTTTCTTAATGTTGTCATGCAACTAGTAACAACTCTCTCCTTTCTACTTAATGTGTGTGAGAATACCTGACCAATTCTATATGCACGATCTTTGGCCTGAATTAGGTCACCTGGAGTCCAGGATTGTTCTGTAAAGATAACTGTGCTTGCAGCAGTTAAAGTTAATCCAACTCCTCCCGCTTTAATGGATAGCTGCATGATAATGTGTCACATGAAATCATTATCTCAAGCACAAATACTAACCAAGACAACAGAAAAGATGCCTATAACAGAAACACATGGAAGAAATGCACAACCAAAAATACCACCATACTACAGCTGCCTTGATATAATCCTTTTCCTGGAAATCTGTAACCAATTGTTGCCTTGATGCAGCGGGTGTACCTCCATCAATCCAGATGCAACCCACTTTTTTCTTCTGGAAATTTTCAACAGTTTTTGTAAGTGCTATAATTTCCAATATAAAGAGTAAAATTGAACTGGTCTTACAAGAAGGCACTCATGTATCGCATCTATCATTGGCTGATGGTGCGCAAATATAAGAAACTTGCAACCTGCCTGCAGTGATCACAACATATTACCCGTGATAACCACCGATAGCCCAAATGAAATAGAAAGGTGGAAGcaacagagaaaaaaaaattgaagcaaTCAAACTTTCAAATTAAGCATACACAACGTTTGGGGCGCTGGAAGATGGATGAAATATAAGAATTAACACATAATCTAAACCACTCAGACCAGCCAACGTTGACACCAATAATAGTTGTGGCATATGAATTAACATGTCATATGCTGAAATTTTCACTACACTGGTCAGCCAATTTAATTCGTTCAACTTAGGGTCCTACACTAAGGGGTACCGATTGCAACAAAAGCAATTAGAAAAGACCAATTTAACCATGCATCATGCAAGCACACCAATCAAAGGAGATGGGTGAGAAACTAGAGAAGTTGAGAACCTAACTTGACTTTCTTGTAGTACATACAGATGCAGTCACTAAATTCTTTATTGacattttattgctttgaaacaGTGGAGGGGAGCAATACCTCAATGAAAGTTCCGAATTAGTATATATCTGGAATCGAATATATCATGATTCAGTTTTGATCATATACCAGTCAAAATGATTTAAACTACTCCAATATTGGCCAAGGCCTGAGAAAAggcaaatataaaagaaagataaaatgttgaagaaaagataaaaatcaaagaaaaagtcggTAAAGTTTTAATGGCAAAAATAAATGATGATTAGTGAACTGATTGCTAATTTGGGGAATATTTTTGCTCTTGAAGATAAAAATTATAGACCTATCATAGTTCTAGGTAATCAGAAAAACTTCCAAACAACTTGTACAAGTCAAAATAATGTTCAGGGCTTCTTCCATGCAAACCTTGTTAATCAGTTTCTTTTGAGTAAATTTAAGAGATTCAGACTCATCTTTTGATTTAGCAGATTTGATTTTGGCTTTTACCGCCTCCAACTGCAGTATAAAAAAAAGCAACCAATATTGATTAGATTTTACCACCTCAGACGCAAACCAAAGATGGAGAGCACATATTACCATCTCCAAGTCAAATAACCTAATTTTAGAAAGAAAACTTACCACAATCTTACCAATAAAAATGGGTGAGCAAATTTTTGAACCATTTTTAAAGTGGAAGTTTTAGTAAAATACTCATAATCTAAACAACAATAACATAGTTCAAATAAATGAAATCCACAGTCCACTTTTTTGAATATCAATAACCCTATAAAatgtaaatagaaaataattttttatgcccAAAATAAGCATATTGTCAAGACATACAAGAATTCTGTTCCATAACTAGGTCAAACATAAATAACCAAAACTGCATGATGCTATACTAGTCTCGAGATATAGATGCAAAACAAAAATATGGATGGAATAATGCCAAAGTGACAAAGGCACAACGAGCATCAACATGGAAAAATATGTATTGCGAAACAAAAATTTACTTTGCTATAACAGCTACTATATGGATGGAATCCCAAACACTTGACCAGCTTCCCCCCAAAGAAATTATATAAGCCAAGCTCGACTCTTATTAAGATAGAAAATACCATCAGTTTCCCAACTatagagaaaatgaaaatagaagaattATTACCTGAactttataattagatatttctCCTAGAACCTTCTCTGCTTCGGACAAGGAAGAAAGCGGGAACATCCATAACCCagactcaaattttcaaataactaagCCCTCAAAACAGCCAATCCCGAAAAGCAGAAATTATTACCTGCCATGAAACATAGCCTATAAAGCATGAGTATGCAGGAACTTGTTCAAGGTCAAAGACATAGCCCCTAATTatggaaaattcaaaattttcaatagaaATATAAAGTTCAATACTCTTGATGAAGTTAGCATGTGAAACCTGGTCATATTGGAATTTCGCTGCAACATGCCCACTGGAATGAAGAAAAAGTTTGACAGAAAACTTCGGCAGTTCTTTAGAAGGCTCATCTGGTTACATATAAAGCGAAAATCCAAAGCAAATGCCAATAGATCAACAAATGATATTTCACATCTAAGtttataactattattttttcttatggTAGATAATTAGAATTAGAGACAAGTAACACAGCCCTCAACAATGACACTGAAACAAATGTTAAGGTTTTGAAGGAAAGAAGCATACTTTTTCCCTTGAGGCAAAGCGTCCACCTGGATTGGAATACAAACACACTATGAGAAGTTCTCCTTCCAGAAACTGAACCACAGGGTCTTTTGATTCTTCTGCATTATTTTGTTTTCTAACATTAAAATGAGGGATACACACTCATGAACAACACTTCAACAAAATTACCCACACACCAAAAGACAAATTTAACCCAACAAGAGCagaaagaaaagcaaagctaGATAATACAAAATGGGAAACAACATGAAATgaagaaaagatgaaaactttaacTTTTGAGGACGGGAATCGGAAATGGGGTTTGGTGGGAAGGGTTGGGAATGGTTGGACGGCGAGGGGGGAGGGGTCGCGGCCGTAGAGGAGCTAGAGGTGGTGGTGAGGTAGAGGCCGACGTGAAGGCAGAGGCGGAGAGGATGAGGGTAGCGGTGAGGACGAAGGTGGTGATGACGGAGATGATGGAGGTGACGACGGGGTCagggaagtggtggtggtggaggagggtACAACGGTGGTGACGGGAGGTCAGGGAGGTGGTGGAGGTGGTTACGGGGCCACAATGGTAGAGGTGATGGTGGTCAGGGTGGGAGTACCGGAGGTGGTGATCGTGGTCATCCTGGAGGAGGTGAGGGCCAGGCTGATAGAGGTGAGGCAGGTGGCCAGAGCCATGTATATGGTTGCGGTGGTGTGTGTGGAAGAGCCATCTGTACATGTATATCCTTACGGTAGAATTCACCAACTTTtaattagtatgtttttgtttgaAAAGCTTATTAGCATAAGGTTAAAATGAAGgcctatttgtttttgtttttgtttttttctggttttttttttttctgatttataTTTCCACCCAGGGTATGTTAAATTTGATCACTCTTTAGCAAAAATGGAGGTGGTCGGGTAATTTAGCATCTTTAACTCTAATATCATTGTattttacttgcataatatgaTTAAAACTTGGATAACAGAGATTTGTTATCAATGATTTAGCATATTAAAATGAAGATTTAAACATTCtcaaaaaaagtatagaaaatcCATTGCAATAATCTAAATACAGCATAGGAACCAAAATAGCACTCCACAACATGTTAAATTATGTGGAAAAGAAACTTTCTGTAGGACCTCTCATAAACCAACTAAAGTATTTAGCATATGGCAGGATGCATAAACATTTGCAAGAccagttattatttattaaccACACACAAGCCCCATATTTAGCACACAATtaaaacagtaaaaacagaatacTAAATTGTATAAAAGAACAAAATTTCAATCACCAAAAGAGTATAAAATCATACATAGGCAATAGATACATTCACAACTCACCACACATATCATTCTCTACCCCTCAACGTCCACTAAATTCCTCccgaaaaaatacaaaacaccaaTCCAAAACATATTAAGATGCATACATGTAaatctaaattattattaacaTATAGTAATACTATTTCCACAAATTAATCAACAATGCATAACATCTTTAGTATGAACCCAAATTGAAAAAAGCTGATTCTACCCTAAATTGAAATAGGTAAAGACGGCAGCAACGAATAATATACACCTACCAGATAGGAAAGACCCAGAATGGAGGTGCAGCGCGTTGCGGCGACAACTCTTCACAGCGGTATCAGTGCGTCTTGCAGGCCTTTCCTTTGCTTCACCCCCTTTTGTCCTGTGTTCTTGGCAAGAACGAAAACAAACCCCCCAAAATTGAAACCAAATCAATAAGAAAAATCATGATGTGAACCAAATTAAAATCtgaaatgaaaaaagaaattttttccaAATTGAAAAGGAGATTTTTAGACAAACCAAACACATTAACTAAAATCGAAACCGAACCAACAAGAAAAAGATTAGTGGGAACCAATTTCAATTCTGAAACCAAAAAGAAAACACAACAAAATTGAAGGAGGAATTTTTTACATACCAGTAATCTGAACCAAGAAGCTAAGCAGACCTGAGAATAGAACCAGAGGAAAGAGGGAGCAAATCGGCCATGGACCCACTGGCAAGGGAAGCACAATGCAGCCGGTACTGACCCGTAGAGGGGAACGTCGGCAACTATTCTAGCGCGTAGCGCGGAGGTGTGTTTCTTGTTTCTGCTCCTTTTCTGTTTGTGCGAGGTAGAAAACAAATCCCAAATCTGATTCTTGACTATATATATCGAATCAAGAAGAAAAACATCAATCTGAGCTAAATTGAAAAGTGAAACCAAGAAGAAAACTCAACCAAATTGAAAGAGGGATTAGCAAACCTAATGAAGTGGTGTGCGCAATCATGGAGGAAGGGCGGGGAAGTGGCTCAGTGATGGATACAACAATGGGGATGACGAGACTACTGGAATTGACGGAGGGGGAGCACCACGGCGGTGAGGATTCCAGAGAAGTGGTTTGAAAAGAGAACGCGCTATATGAATGAAGCTCTTATGAAATTGATTTCTAGCTTTCATTAGATTGCTACCAAGAGAGGAGAACGAGAATGAAGCTCTTACTAGGTGGGGTGGGTAGTGAAGGGGTAGGGCTTTTTTGGGGTTAGATTGAGAGATTGAGAGATTGATGAGCCATTGAGATTGGGTTTGCCTTGACTTGGGCTTGGGTTAGCAAGAGTTTAGGGTTAGGTTTTTTCCTAAGGACTTaattgtaattttatatttttataaatttaaatgtgtgctaaataaaaattaagaatatatttgtcattttcataaaaaatttaaatatgattttgttCAGATTATATAAACATCGAATTGAATCGGATCTCATACTTATgataaattgattttattttagtttattcaaaatattttattgacTGGTTTAATATTTCGTCCAATAATAATGTGACACGCGTACtgcctttaaaaaaaaaagacgtttttgaTGTGTTTATCAGAGTGGCCTCCTTctcataatactactattttttactatatttctataaaataagcacttttagaactaaaaattcaaatataaaataacttatttataaactatttttaatataataatttattatttaaattattttttcaaaaggaTGTTAATTAAGCTGTTTACTCAAACGGGACTAAATCAAGTAATTAAGCATCCATAACTCTATAAATCAAACTAAACGACATAGAGGAGATTTgaatttattattgaaaaataataatgtaattTACAAGGACAAAatgtgaaattaaagaagaataaTATGTTAATGGACATTGCGAGAGATCAACCCCTCGAAGATAGCATACAGGTCCTTGTTTTGAGGCCCAAATATCTCATCAGCTTTCTGCAATGTCTCCTGCAACACGTGagttaactattatatatttatatacattccAAAGTTTGAAATACACAGAAAATGAAGGTAGGGTTGGTTGTTAATTACCTCTTTGGTTTGTTTATGAGAATTGAGTTCCTTAACATTTGATAAAAATGCACCAAATTGCTCATAAGACAAACGGCTCCTAACATTATAACATAAAGAAGCTAATCAAGACAcatgaataaaaaatatgtaaatttggCGTTTGTGATGTGTCTTAACATTATAACATAAAGAAGCTAATCAAGACACATTATAACATTATAACTATGCAGCAATATGCATGATGTGATCATCACCTGACTTGGCGAAAGAACTCCTTTCCATCCACCCTTGTTCTCCCTGTTTGTTGTGAGGTGGAGAACGATATGGCTTGGCGCCTGCTGCTCGGAGACACAGGTTTTGAGGATGTTCTTCTTGCACTTGGTGAACCTGGCGGACTTATGCGTGGTGTGTTCGCTTCAGATCCTAATATTAACACGCCATCCTCTACAACTCTCATTGAAGATGTTCTTGAAGGTCCCATCGATGAACTATCATCATCTGTAACGTCGacttagagatataattatttatattagaatttttataaaataattctgAATGGCGGCCTACCTCCAGGTTGTGTTGTGGAAGTCATACTTGCTTGGCTTTGTAATTTGCCAACCATGTCTGCACCTCCTTCTCCCTACAgagaatttgtcttatttaatattcattaattattatagaTAAATTTTAGCTAATTTCTTTTAGTCACTGAACATTTTGAAAATGCTAGGTAAACAATGATTattttaaacaatatatattaaaataatcatccataCACTAACATtcaatatatctattgttcacattagTAAATAGAAGGAAGAATGTAACGTACAGAATTTTCTTCATCCTCTTGAAGGGATTGCATGAGTCGTCTTCTGAAAACTTCCAACTGCATGAATAAACATGCAATTATTAGTCCATGAAGCACCCACACTACGTTACATATACTTGAAGAATTCTTACCTTGGAGACATCTCTGCTCAGCTTCCTCACAGTGTTGGAAAGAGAAGCATTCTCTTTCACCAACCTCTCCTgtatataataagataaaattagaaaaatcaaGCATGGTTAGATTGAACTGAACCGGGTTCAGTAGCCATTATTCGAACCTTGTCTTGTTCGGCGTGTGCCAGCTTATCGGCGGCTTCGTTGAGTGAGTCCACCTGAGACTGCAATTCGGCGATGAGGGTAACTTTCTCGGCGAGCTCGGCGCGTAGGTTGGAGGACTCCGACTGTAGCGCGTGGACGCGCGTGGAGAGAGCAATGGAGGTGATCTTGCGGGCCAAATCGAGCTGCTCGAATGGATCCAACGGCAGAACTCGCACAAGCTCTTCTGGTAGCTCCCCCTCAGGAGGAGCAGCATCAACACTGGATTCTCCACCACCTCCACCACTCACCAACATGTTTCgttcttttttcttgttttattattattagtgttcTTATTGGAATAGTACTCTGGTtggaattatatatttaatttaatttttggaaTTATTTGAAGTGTGAATTGTGATTCAGTAGTTGTTTTGTTTGAGAGGGTAGCATGCAGAAGGGTCGTTGGTGGCTAATTGCGTGAAAATATAGATAAGAGTTATTATTTTCCAGTATTGAAACAATTGTATGTGGTTTGAGAATGGATAGGGTTTTGAAGAAAAGACAAAGGTAGAACAAGGGACCAGTGGTTATGGTGTGAGT
The sequence above is drawn from the Arachis hypogaea cultivar Tifrunner chromosome 4, arahy.Tifrunner.gnm2.J5K5, whole genome shotgun sequence genome and encodes:
- the LOC112795804 gene encoding uncharacterized protein isoform X4, translated to MFPLSSLSEAEKVLGEISNYKVQLEAVKAKIKSAKSKDESESLKFTQKKLINKAGCKFLIFAHHQPMIDAIHECLLKKKVGCIWIDGGTPAASRQQLVTDFQEKDYIKAAVLSIKAGGVGLTLTAASTVIFTEQSWTPGDLIQAKDRAYRIGLISKYILVGK
- the LOC112794156 gene encoding uncharacterized protein At4g15545 isoform X1, which encodes MLVSGGGGGESSVDAAPPEGELPEELVRVLPLDPFEQLDLARKITSIALSTRVHALQSESSNLRAELAEKVTLIAELQSQVDSLNEAADKLAHAEQDKERLVKENASLSNTVRKLSRDVSKLEVFRRRLMQSLQEDEENSGEGGADMVGKLQSQASMTSTTQPGDDDSSSMGPSRTSSMRVVEDGVLILGSEANTPRISPPGSPSARRTSSKPVSPSSRRQAISFSTSQQTGRTRVDGKEFFRQVRSRLSYEQFGAFLSNVKELNSHKQTKEETLQKADEIFGPQNKDLYAIFEGLISRNVH
- the LOC112795804 gene encoding uncharacterized protein isoform X6, coding for MFPLSSLSEAEKVLGEISNYKVQLEAVKAKIKSAKSKDESESLKFTQKKLINKAGCKFLIFAHHQPMIDAIHECLLKKKVGCIWIDGGTPAASRQQLVTDFQEKDYIKAAVLSIKAGGVGLTLTAASTVIFTEQSWTPGDLIQAKDRAYRIGQVSSVNIY
- the LOC112795804 gene encoding uncharacterized protein isoform X7; amino-acid sequence: MFPLSSLSEAEKVLGEISNYKVQAGCKFLIFAHHQPMIDAIHECLLKKKVGCIWIDGGTPAASRQQLVTDFQEKDYIKAAVLSIKAGGVGLTLTAASTVIFTEQSWTPGDLIQAKDRAYRIGQSFAAWYSIDLTFIMH
- the LOC112795804 gene encoding uncharacterized protein isoform X1 — encoded protein: MYRWLFHTHHRNHIHGSGHLPHLYQPGPHLLQDDHDHHLRYSHPDHHHLYHCGPVTTSTTSLTSRHHRCTLLHHHHFPDPVVTSIISVITTFVLTATLILSASAFTSASTSPPPLAPLRPRPLPPRRPTIPNPSHQTPFPIPVLKKESKDPVVQFLEGELLIVCLYSNPGGRFASREKMSLLKNCRSFLSNFFFIPVGMLQRNSNMTREGSRRNI
- the LOC112794156 gene encoding uncharacterized protein At4g15545 isoform X2 — protein: MLVSGGGGGESSVDAAPPEGELPEELVRVLPLDPFEQLDLARKITSIALSTRVHALQSESSNLRAELAEKVTLIAELQSQVDSLNEAADKLAHAEQDKERLVKENASLSNTVRKLSRDVSKLEVFRRRLMQSLQEDEENSGEGGADMVGKLQSQASMTSTTQPGDDDSSSMGPSRTSSMRVVEDGVLILGSEANTPRISPPGSPSARRTSSKPVSPSSRRQAISFSTSQQTGRTRVDGKEFFRQVR
- the LOC112795804 gene encoding uncharacterized protein isoform X5; its protein translation is MFPLSSLSEAEKVLGEISNYKVQLEAVKAKIKSAKSKDESESLKFTQKKLINKAGCKFLIFAHHQPMIDAIHECLLKKKVGCIWIDGGTPAASRQQLVTDFQEKDYIKAAVLSIKAGGVGLTLTAASTVIFTEQSWTPGDLIQAKDRAYRIGQGCGAIQTG
- the LOC112795804 gene encoding uncharacterized protein isoform X3, with amino-acid sequence MFPLSSLSEAEKVLGEISNYKVQLEAVKAKIKSAKSKDESESLKFTQKKLINKAGCKFLIFAHHQPMIDAIHECLLKKKVGCIWIDGGTPAASRQQLVTDFQEKDYIKAAVLSIKAGGVGLTLTAASTVIFTEQSWTPGDLIQAKDRAYRIGQSFAAWYSIDLTFIMH
- the LOC112795804 gene encoding uncharacterized protein isoform X2, producing MYRWLFHTHHRNHIHGSGHLPHLYQPGPHLLQDDHDHHLRYSHPDHHHLYHCGPVTTSTTSLTSRHHRCTLLHHHHFPDPVVTSIISVITTFVLTATLILSASAFTSASTSPPPLAPLRPRPLPPRRPTIPNPSHQTPFPIPVLKKESKDPVVQFLEGELLIVCLYSNPGGRFASREKMSLLKNCRSFLSNFFFIPVGMLQRNSNMTR